A window of Syntrophales bacterium genomic DNA:
ATTTTCTCAGTGTAACATAAAGTCAAACCATTTCAAAAGAACTTCCTTGAAAAGGAGAGGGACGAGCGCTATCGCAGTATCAACTATCCCCCCTCACAAAATATGATACTTTCATATGCTTTAACAACCTATTGATTTTGTTTCTTTTATTGGAAACTTGACAAAAGAAGTAGTTTCCTATATAAAAGTAATTCAAAACTTTTCGAAGGATATGGGAATAGGGCTCTTGGAACAAACAAAGATTTTTTCACTAACAATTCCTGTCAAACCTGCCCGCTATATCGAGCATCCATCTGGGTGTGGATACGAACAAAAAGCGGAAGTTGGTTGGACTAAAAACCCACAAACTTACTATTTAAACTCAGAGAGCATATTCTGATTGTAAGTTTTGTGAGTTTTAGAATTGTTCGAGAAAATCCAAGTACCCGAGGGCTCTTTTTTTTTGGTATTAAATGAGAAGTACAATATTGATGGTCTCGTAAAAAGTCGGATTTCGTTCCTCTCTGTCATTCCCGCGTAGGCGGGAATCCAGTTATTGTAAGGTGTTATAGACTCCCGCCTGCGCGGGAGTGACAAGATTTGGACTTTTTACGAAACTGTCAATATCAGCAAAATAACGTAGGTAATATTAATAAAATGAATCATATACATTTTTCAAAGGTTAATAAATATTTTAACAGGCATGACCTGATCCGGCTTTTGGGCGGTAGGACGCATCGCAAGTTCTCTCATTCTGTCAAAATAAAAATAGATAAGCTGGAAGTTAAGTTAAAAGATATCATAAAACCTCGTCTCTCCTACCGGATCGGAAAGGTCGAATCGACCGACAATGGATCTTTTCATGTTGAGGGAGGTTTATCGTTTACAAGTTCAAAATTCGCAAAAACCATCAAAAACTGTAGTGAAGTCATCTTTTTTATAGCTACCATCGGCGATGGCATTGAAGAAAAGATCGCCCAATTTACCGAGGAAAATTATCTCTCAAATGCATATATTCTCGATTCCATGGGGTCTGTTACCATAGAAAATGTGGTCGAGGAGTTTTATC
This region includes:
- a CDS encoding vitamin B12 dependent-methionine synthase activation domain-containing protein; the protein is MNHIHFSKVNKYFNRHDLIRLLGGRTHRKFSHSVKIKIDKLEVKLKDIIKPRLSYRIGKVESTDNGSFHVEGGLSFTSSKFAKTIKNCSEVIFFIATIGDGIEEKIAQFTEENYLSNAYILDSMGSVTIENVVEEFYQDMRERYKSKGREVTLRFSPGYCDWSIKDQKKLFSVFDSLPTGVELMDSCLMQPRKSISGMFGVLPPDMDSSFSPYNPCSECSKKNCIGRRQ